In one Pseudarthrobacter oxydans genomic region, the following are encoded:
- the argB gene encoding acetylglutamate kinase, which yields MNTQTRETTSMSDAQDKAATLIEALPWIQRFAGTTMVIKYGGNAMVNDDLRRAFAEDIVFLHHVGIHPVVVHGGGPQINSMLGRLGIESEFKGGLRVTTPEAMDVVRMVLTGQVGRELVGLINSHGPYAVGMSGEDGGLLRAVRTGTVVDGEEVDLGLVGEVVGVDPAGIEDILGAGRIPVISTVAPEIVDGGEGVAGTARFQPTGQVLNVNADTAAAAVASALGASKLVILTDVEGLYANWPDKSSLISSLTASELRDMLPRLESGMIPKMAACLKAIDEGVERAHIVDGRLPHSMLLETFTTAGIGTQVVPDEEINA from the coding sequence ATGAACACCCAGACGCGTGAAACCACCAGCATGTCCGACGCCCAGGACAAGGCAGCAACCCTGATCGAGGCCCTGCCCTGGATCCAGCGCTTCGCCGGCACCACCATGGTGATCAAGTACGGCGGCAACGCCATGGTCAACGATGATCTCCGCCGCGCCTTCGCCGAGGACATCGTCTTTCTCCACCACGTGGGCATCCACCCCGTGGTGGTCCACGGCGGCGGTCCGCAGATCAACTCGATGCTGGGCAGGCTCGGCATCGAGTCTGAGTTCAAGGGCGGCCTCCGGGTCACGACGCCCGAGGCCATGGACGTTGTCCGCATGGTCCTCACCGGCCAGGTGGGGCGTGAGCTGGTGGGACTGATCAACTCGCACGGCCCCTACGCGGTGGGCATGTCCGGAGAAGACGGCGGGCTGCTGCGCGCCGTCCGGACGGGCACTGTGGTGGACGGCGAAGAAGTGGACCTCGGGCTGGTAGGCGAGGTGGTCGGCGTCGACCCCGCAGGCATCGAGGACATCCTCGGCGCCGGCCGCATTCCGGTGATCTCCACAGTTGCCCCGGAGATCGTGGACGGCGGAGAAGGCGTGGCCGGCACCGCCCGCTTCCAGCCCACCGGCCAGGTCCTCAACGTCAACGCGGACACCGCCGCGGCGGCCGTCGCCTCGGCGCTGGGCGCCTCCAAGCTGGTGATCCTGACCGACGTCGAAGGGCTGTACGCCAACTGGCCGGACAAGTCCTCCCTCATTTCCTCCCTCACGGCCTCGGAGCTGCGGGACATGCTTCCGCGGCTCGAATCAGGCATGATCCCGAAGATGGCGGCCTGCCTGAAGGCCATTGACGAGGGTGTGGAACGCGCGCACATCGTGGACGGGCGCCTGCCCCATTCCATGCTTCTTGAAACATTCACGACGGCGGGCATTGGCACCCAGGTAGTCCCGGACGAGGAGATCAACGCATGA
- the argF gene encoding ornithine carbamoyltransferase — protein MTPATGTTRHFLKDTDLSPAEQAEVLDLAMRMKAAPYSVQPFAAEGSGRKTVAVIFDKTSTRTRVSFATGIADMGGNALIINPGEAQIGHKESVEDTAKVLERMVSTIVWRTGAHAGLVAMAENSRVPVINALCDDYHPCQLLADLLAVKEHKGELKGLTMSYLGDAANNMANSYLLAGVTAGMHVRIAGPEGYLPAADIVAAAEERAAETGGSVLVTTDAAEALKGADVVATDTWVSMGQEAEKEARLQLFREYSVDEAAMARAAEDAVVLHCLPAYRGYEISAGVIDGPQSIVWDEAENRLHAQKALMAWLMHRSGLAFVDGLAPVEGTGESTF, from the coding sequence GTGACACCAGCCACCGGCACCACCCGGCACTTCCTCAAGGACACGGACCTCAGCCCTGCCGAGCAGGCAGAGGTCCTGGACCTCGCCATGCGCATGAAGGCCGCCCCGTACAGCGTCCAGCCGTTCGCTGCCGAGGGCAGCGGCCGCAAGACCGTCGCCGTGATCTTCGACAAGACCTCCACCCGGACCCGGGTGTCGTTCGCCACCGGCATCGCGGACATGGGCGGCAACGCGCTGATCATCAACCCGGGCGAGGCGCAGATCGGCCACAAGGAATCGGTGGAGGACACCGCCAAGGTCCTGGAACGCATGGTGTCCACCATTGTGTGGCGGACCGGCGCCCACGCCGGCCTGGTGGCCATGGCCGAAAACTCCAGGGTGCCGGTCATCAACGCCCTGTGCGATGACTACCACCCGTGCCAGCTGCTCGCGGACCTGCTGGCCGTGAAGGAGCACAAGGGCGAACTCAAGGGGCTCACCATGAGCTACCTCGGGGATGCCGCCAACAACATGGCGAACTCCTACCTGCTGGCCGGGGTGACGGCCGGGATGCATGTCCGGATTGCCGGGCCCGAGGGCTACCTCCCCGCGGCGGACATCGTGGCAGCCGCGGAGGAACGCGCCGCGGAGACCGGCGGTTCGGTGCTGGTCACGACTGACGCGGCGGAGGCCTTGAAAGGGGCCGACGTCGTGGCAACGGACACGTGGGTGTCCATGGGCCAGGAAGCCGAAAAGGAAGCCCGGCTCCAGCTGTTCCGGGAGTACTCCGTCGATGAGGCGGCCATGGCACGTGCTGCGGAAGACGCCGTCGTGCTTCACTGCCTCCCCGCGTACCGCGGTTACGAAATCTCTGCCGGCGTCATCGACGGGCCCCAGTCCATCGTCTGGGACGAGGCCGAAAACAGGCTGCACGCCCAGAAGGCCCTGATGGCGTGGCTGATGCACCGCTCCGGCCTGGCGTTCGTGGACGGCCTCGCTCCGGTTGAAGGCACCGGG
- the argJ gene encoding bifunctional glutamate N-acetyltransferase/amino-acid acetyltransferase ArgJ, translating into MTITAPSGFRAAGITAGLKASGKPDLALVVNDGPAKAAAAVFTSNRVAAAPVHWSRQVVSDGRVDAVILNSGGANACTGPTGFQNTHSTAEKVAEVLGISATDVFVCSTGLIGEQLPMDKILPGVEAAAAALNDDGGPEAGVAIMTTDSVPKSALFIGSDADGQEFSIGGIAKGAGMLAPGLATMLVVLTTDAAVDADMLDVVLRDATRVTFDRADSDGCMSTNDTVVLLASGASGAVPSAEAFSEGLIKVCAELARKLIADAEGASHDIAIRTFNAASEADAVTVSRSVARSNLFKAAIFGKDPNWGRVLSAVGTTDAAFEPDQLNVAMNGVQICRNGSIGDDRSLVNLEPREVRVDIDLQAGDAEATIWTNDLTHDYVHENSAYSS; encoded by the coding sequence ATGACCATTACCGCACCTTCCGGATTCCGGGCTGCCGGCATCACCGCAGGACTTAAGGCTTCCGGCAAGCCGGACCTTGCCCTTGTGGTCAACGACGGCCCCGCCAAGGCCGCCGCCGCGGTCTTCACCAGCAACCGGGTGGCTGCGGCCCCGGTCCACTGGTCCCGCCAGGTGGTTTCCGACGGCCGGGTGGACGCAGTCATCCTCAACTCCGGCGGCGCCAACGCCTGCACCGGGCCCACCGGCTTCCAGAACACCCACAGCACAGCCGAAAAGGTGGCTGAGGTGCTGGGTATCTCGGCCACGGATGTGTTTGTATGCTCCACCGGCCTGATCGGCGAGCAGCTGCCCATGGACAAGATCCTTCCCGGCGTGGAGGCAGCAGCTGCGGCCTTGAACGACGATGGCGGGCCCGAGGCGGGCGTGGCCATCATGACCACCGACTCGGTGCCGAAATCTGCACTGTTCATCGGAAGCGACGCCGACGGCCAGGAATTCAGCATTGGCGGTATTGCCAAGGGCGCCGGCATGCTCGCTCCCGGCCTGGCCACCATGCTGGTGGTGCTCACCACGGACGCGGCGGTGGATGCGGACATGCTCGACGTCGTCCTTCGCGATGCCACACGCGTCACCTTCGACCGGGCAGACTCGGACGGCTGCATGTCCACCAACGACACCGTGGTCCTGCTGGCCTCCGGCGCCTCCGGTGCTGTCCCTTCCGCCGAAGCGTTCAGCGAAGGCCTGATCAAGGTCTGCGCCGAACTGGCCCGGAAGCTCATCGCGGACGCCGAAGGCGCCAGCCACGACATCGCCATCCGGACCTTCAACGCCGCCAGCGAGGCCGACGCCGTAACCGTGAGCCGGTCCGTGGCCCGCTCCAACCTCTTCAAGGCCGCCATCTTCGGCAAGGACCCCAACTGGGGCCGGGTACTCTCTGCGGTCGGCACCACGGACGCCGCATTCGAGCCTGACCAGCTCAACGTGGCCATGAACGGCGTCCAGATCTGCCGGAACGGCAGCATCGGTGACGACCGGAGCCTCGTGAACCTGGAACCACGCGAAGTGCGGGTGGACATTGACCTGCAGGCCGGCGACGCCGAGGCCACCATCTGGACCAACGACCTCACCCACGACTACGTGCACGAGAACAGCGCCTACTCCAGCTAG
- the argC gene encoding N-acetyl-gamma-glutamyl-phosphate reductase: MTISVAVSGASGYAGGEVLRLLAGHPDVTIGAITAHSNAGSRLGELQPHLHGLASRILEDTTVENLAGHDVVFLALPHGASAEIAAQLPEGTIVIDAGADHRLEDPAAWEKFYGSAHAGTWPYGLPELPGQREALKGATRIAVPGCYPTSALLALTPGFAAHLLEPDDVVIVSASGTSGAGKAAKVNLIGAEVMGSMSPYGVGGGHRHTPEIEQGLSTAAGEQVTVSFTPTLAPMSRGILTTATARVKPQALRSTTPEQLRQAWIDAYDDEPFVHVLPEGQWPGTKSVQGSNHAAMQLAFDARAGRVIVTCVIDNLTKGTAGGAVQSMNIALGLPETAGLDLQGVAP; this comes from the coding sequence ATGACTATTTCTGTTGCAGTGTCAGGCGCCAGCGGTTATGCCGGTGGAGAAGTCCTGCGCCTCCTCGCCGGACACCCGGATGTCACCATTGGGGCCATCACGGCCCACAGCAATGCCGGCTCCCGGCTCGGCGAGCTGCAGCCCCACCTGCACGGACTTGCCAGCCGAATCCTCGAGGACACCACCGTGGAGAACCTCGCCGGCCACGACGTCGTATTCCTTGCCCTGCCGCACGGTGCGTCCGCGGAGATCGCGGCGCAGCTCCCGGAAGGGACAATCGTCATCGACGCCGGGGCGGACCACCGCCTCGAGGACCCCGCGGCCTGGGAGAAGTTTTATGGCTCTGCCCACGCGGGCACCTGGCCGTACGGCCTGCCGGAACTTCCCGGCCAGCGCGAGGCCCTGAAGGGCGCAACCCGCATCGCCGTGCCCGGCTGCTACCCGACGTCGGCCCTGCTGGCCTTGACGCCAGGGTTCGCCGCGCATCTCCTGGAGCCCGACGACGTCGTGATCGTTTCCGCGTCCGGTACCTCCGGTGCGGGGAAGGCAGCGAAAGTGAACCTGATCGGTGCCGAAGTGATGGGCTCCATGAGCCCCTACGGCGTGGGCGGCGGCCACCGGCACACCCCCGAAATTGAACAGGGCCTGTCCACTGCGGCGGGGGAGCAGGTCACCGTCTCCTTCACGCCCACCCTGGCTCCGATGAGCCGCGGGATCCTCACCACGGCGACGGCGAGGGTAAAGCCGCAGGCACTACGCAGTACCACGCCGGAACAGTTGCGCCAGGCCTGGATCGACGCGTACGACGACGAACCTTTTGTGCACGTCCTGCCGGAGGGCCAGTGGCCCGGCACCAAGTCAGTGCAGGGGTCCAACCACGCGGCCATGCAGCTGGCTTTCGACGCCCGCGCCGGGCGGGTGATCGTTACCTGCGTTATCGACAACCTCACCAAAGGAACGGCCGGCGGCGCCGTCCAGTCCATGAACATCGCGCTTGGCCTGCCGGAAACCGCCGGCCTCGACCTGCAGGGAGTAGCTCCATGA
- a CDS encoding acetylornithine transaminase: MNSVEKPSVTELVETTGHAGAEWLERYSTSLMGVFGTPQRVLVRGAGCLVWDADGKEYLDLLGGIAVNALGHANPFVTSVISSQLATLGHVSNFFTSPTQIALAEKLLALTQAPAGSKVFFTNSGTEANEAAFKLARRNTGGSGAKRTKIIALEGAFHGRTMGALALTAKEAYREPFEPLPGGVVHIPFGNAEALKAAVDETVAAVFLEPIQGEAGVRPLPPGYLRAARELTARVGTLLILDEVQTGIGRTGKWLASEDAGIMPDAITLAKGLGGGFPIGALVTFGSHTSSLLSAGQHGTTFGGNPVATAAALATLHAIESQDILANVASVGEHLRSGLAAIPGVTEVRGEGLLIGFDLDADVAPAVVQAGLDAGFIVNSPGPRTIRLAPPLVLTAAQADTFLAAFPAILQAAKDAQ, encoded by the coding sequence ATGAACTCGGTGGAAAAGCCATCCGTGACAGAACTCGTGGAGACCACGGGCCACGCCGGAGCCGAGTGGCTGGAACGCTACTCCACCTCCCTGATGGGCGTGTTCGGCACCCCGCAGCGTGTGCTGGTGCGCGGCGCCGGCTGCCTGGTCTGGGATGCCGACGGCAAGGAATACCTCGACCTCCTTGGCGGGATTGCGGTCAACGCCCTGGGCCACGCGAACCCGTTCGTCACGTCCGTGATCTCCAGCCAGCTGGCCACGCTCGGGCATGTCTCCAACTTCTTCACCAGCCCCACGCAGATCGCCCTGGCCGAAAAACTCCTGGCCCTCACCCAGGCGCCGGCCGGCTCCAAGGTGTTCTTCACCAACTCCGGCACGGAGGCGAACGAGGCGGCCTTCAAGCTGGCGCGCCGCAATACGGGTGGCAGCGGCGCCAAGCGGACCAAGATCATCGCCCTCGAAGGCGCCTTCCACGGCCGGACCATGGGCGCGCTTGCCCTGACCGCCAAGGAGGCCTACCGCGAGCCGTTCGAGCCGCTGCCCGGCGGCGTGGTGCACATCCCGTTCGGGAACGCCGAGGCGCTCAAGGCCGCCGTGGATGAAACCGTGGCCGCCGTCTTCCTGGAGCCCATCCAGGGCGAGGCGGGCGTCCGGCCCCTGCCGCCCGGGTACCTTCGGGCCGCGCGGGAGCTGACTGCCAGGGTAGGGACACTGCTGATCCTGGACGAGGTGCAGACCGGCATTGGCCGCACCGGCAAGTGGCTTGCCAGCGAGGACGCCGGCATCATGCCCGACGCCATCACCCTGGCCAAGGGGCTGGGCGGGGGCTTCCCGATCGGTGCGCTGGTCACCTTCGGCAGCCATACGTCGTCGTTGCTGTCCGCCGGCCAGCACGGCACCACGTTCGGCGGCAACCCGGTGGCCACGGCAGCTGCCCTCGCCACGCTCCACGCGATCGAAAGCCAGGATATTCTGGCGAACGTGGCTTCGGTAGGGGAGCACCTGCGTTCGGGGCTGGCGGCCATCCCGGGCGTCACCGAAGTCCGGGGCGAAGGCCTGCTGATCGGCTTCGACCTCGACGCGGACGTGGCCCCGGCCGTGGTGCAGGCCGGCCTGGACGCCGGCTTCATCGTCAACAGCCCGGGTCCGCGGACCATCCGCCTTGCGCCGCCGCTGGTCCTCACGGCAGCGCAGGCAGACACTTTCCTGGCCGCCTTCCCGGCCATCCTCCAAGCAGCTAAGGACGCCCAGTGA